In Chitinibacter sp. SCUT-21, a single genomic region encodes these proteins:
- a CDS encoding EAL domain-containing protein, whose product MSRSRLNQQVEESGYSLGRIRKVLVVLSLIVCGIALAILGISIWRSYNDTLAKAEQEMLLLARTMEEHVGRTMEGTLSAMNGVEHDDIFASCLTAKDRACLHAYLQRSVGRYPQLNSMALAFSDGELAASNLMHPTAVRNLSSIQYFRAIRARQQLPYYIGEYQFDPTSTVEGIPFVVSVLERQSQSMAVLVAGLDANFYQQFYDSINLNRDLVIRLFREDGITLVRFPLEKQELGRDISQRSYFDKVFRDSPSGVFYETSESDGVTRVYGWRRVQGWPLGVSVGIDRELVLSQWRKETLVNVAIALMLLSSGAGLLLYVLRQLRRLERTEDTLFLTKVAVENGADMAIWLDPQGHIRYVNTTSCKRLGFNESELMGMRFRDIHPNFKADGWPKFWQKLRHHRHLFDEITLRTRTGEEFPSEMHSNYILFQGQEYNCAVVRDISERRMAEEAIGKSEQQLRLALEASSTGLFDMPLDGRRTAVTSPEYDKLLGYQPGELIETFEKWKEQLHPTDREQAVSAYRDYYVGNSAQFAVDFRRRTKSGEYRWFQSQGKFVDFDSRGKPSRLIGTMTDITERKEAQERITELANFDTVTGLANRNLLRDELRLALASAERYKRKLALLFLDLDRFKTINDSLGHAAGDMVLAQVALRLRNIVGKQDILSRLGGDEFVLVLADLPNALVAGDVAERILASFAEPFVLEAGNFATSTSIGISVYPDDGHDADELIKNADVAMYQAKSNGRNNYQFFTADMNARASERLSLETSMRDALERGEFEVYFQPQVSLANGEIIGAEALVRWNHPTQGLISPAKFIPIAEESRMIVPLGNWVLRRSCELAAQWQQEGLPPITIAVNLSPLQLHQSNLLELIEDALQSSGLDAKYLELEVTESVVMQEVEHVMAMLHGIKQLGVKLSLDDFGTGYSSLSYLKRFAFNKLKVDQSFVRDISSDANDAAIVLAIIGLGKTLGMSVLAEGVETELQLEFLRRAQTDSIQGYLYSKPLAAEPFRQLMIEHRCLALPEIELYH is encoded by the coding sequence GTGTCTCGTAGCCGATTAAATCAGCAAGTTGAAGAGTCTGGGTACTCGCTGGGGCGTATCCGCAAAGTGCTGGTTGTTTTGTCACTGATCGTTTGTGGCATTGCACTCGCTATTTTAGGCATTTCGATTTGGCGCAGCTATAACGATACCTTGGCGAAAGCCGAGCAAGAAATGTTATTGCTGGCTCGCACCATGGAAGAGCACGTTGGCCGCACCATGGAAGGTACATTATCTGCCATGAATGGTGTCGAACACGATGACATTTTTGCTTCGTGTTTAACGGCCAAAGATCGGGCCTGTTTACATGCGTATTTACAGCGCAGCGTTGGCCGCTATCCGCAACTGAACTCAATGGCGCTGGCTTTTTCGGATGGTGAGTTAGCTGCTTCGAATTTAATGCATCCAACCGCGGTGCGAAATCTATCTAGTATTCAATATTTCCGCGCAATTCGTGCTCGTCAACAACTGCCTTACTACATTGGTGAGTACCAGTTTGATCCAACCAGTACTGTCGAAGGCATTCCCTTTGTTGTTAGTGTCCTCGAACGGCAAAGCCAGTCTATGGCGGTGTTAGTGGCCGGATTGGATGCCAATTTTTATCAGCAATTTTATGATTCGATTAATTTAAATCGTGATTTGGTTATTCGTCTTTTTCGAGAAGACGGCATTACGCTGGTTCGTTTTCCATTGGAAAAACAGGAGCTTGGGCGCGATATATCCCAGCGCAGTTATTTCGACAAAGTGTTTCGCGATTCACCCAGTGGCGTTTTTTATGAGACCAGCGAAAGTGATGGGGTGACCCGTGTGTATGGTTGGCGAAGGGTGCAGGGCTGGCCATTAGGTGTATCCGTAGGGATAGATCGTGAGCTCGTATTATCGCAATGGCGTAAAGAAACTTTGGTCAATGTGGCCATTGCCTTGATGCTTCTATCATCGGGTGCTGGTTTATTATTGTATGTGTTGCGGCAGTTGCGTCGCTTAGAACGTACTGAAGACACCTTATTCCTCACCAAAGTGGCGGTGGAGAACGGTGCTGATATGGCGATTTGGCTCGATCCACAAGGGCATATTCGCTACGTCAATACCACAAGTTGTAAACGCTTGGGTTTTAATGAAAGCGAGCTGATGGGGATGCGCTTTCGTGATATCCACCCCAACTTCAAAGCCGATGGTTGGCCCAAGTTCTGGCAAAAGTTGCGGCACCATCGACATTTGTTTGATGAAATTACGCTACGAACGCGAACTGGTGAAGAGTTTCCGAGTGAAATGCACTCGAACTACATTTTGTTTCAAGGCCAAGAATATAACTGCGCGGTAGTGCGCGATATTTCTGAGCGCAGGATGGCCGAGGAAGCGATTGGTAAATCTGAGCAGCAATTGCGGCTTGCCTTGGAAGCATCGAGTACCGGTTTATTTGATATGCCACTCGATGGTCGCCGTACTGCAGTGACCAGCCCAGAATACGATAAATTGCTTGGTTATCAGCCGGGTGAATTAATCGAAACGTTTGAGAAGTGGAAAGAGCAACTTCACCCAACTGACAGAGAGCAAGCGGTATCAGCTTATCGCGATTATTACGTCGGAAACTCAGCGCAGTTTGCCGTCGATTTTCGCCGTCGTACCAAATCAGGTGAATATCGCTGGTTCCAAAGTCAAGGTAAGTTTGTTGATTTCGATTCGCGCGGGAAACCGAGTCGCTTGATTGGGACGATGACCGATATTACCGAGCGCAAAGAAGCGCAAGAACGGATTACCGAGTTGGCCAACTTCGATACCGTGACCGGATTGGCCAATCGCAATTTACTGCGCGATGAGTTGCGTTTGGCGCTGGCGTCCGCTGAGCGTTATAAACGCAAATTAGCCTTGCTGTTTTTGGATCTAGATCGCTTTAAAACAATTAATGATTCATTGGGTCATGCTGCGGGAGATATGGTGCTGGCACAAGTGGCATTGCGCCTGCGTAATATTGTGGGTAAGCAAGATATTTTGTCTCGGCTTGGTGGTGATGAGTTTGTATTGGTGTTGGCCGACTTGCCCAATGCCTTGGTCGCGGGTGACGTTGCCGAGCGAATTTTAGCGTCATTTGCCGAGCCTTTTGTGCTAGAGGCGGGCAATTTTGCGACGTCGACGTCGATCGGTATTAGCGTCTACCCTGACGATGGGCATGATGCGGACGAGCTGATTAAAAATGCCGACGTGGCGATGTATCAAGCCAAAAGTAACGGGCGAAATAATTACCAATTCTTTACTGCAGATATGAATGCGCGAGCGTCTGAGCGCCTGAGTCTCGAGACGAGCATGCGCGATGCGCTGGAGCGCGGTGAGTTTGAAGTCTATTTTCAGCCGCAAGTGAGTTTAGCTAATGGGGAAATTATTGGCGCAGAAGCTTTAGTGCGTTGGAATCACCCCACGCAGGGTTTGATTTCTCCGGCCAAATTTATCCCGATTGCCGAAGAGTCACGCATGATTGTGCCTTTAGGTAATTGGGTACTTAGGCGTAGCTGTGAATTGGCGGCGCAATGGCAACAAGAAGGCTTGCCGCCGATTACCATTGCGGTCAATCTATCGCCGCTGCAGTTGCATCAATCGAATTTGCTAGAACTGATCGAAGATGCGCTGCAATCGTCTGGGTTAGATGCAAAATACCTTGAGCTTGAAGTTACTGAGTCGGTGGTGATGCAGGAAGTTGAGCATGTGATGGCGATGTTGCATGGTATTAAGCAATTGGGCGTAAAACTTTCGCTCGATGATTTTGGTACCGGTTATTCTAGCTTGTCGTATTTGAAGCGCTTTGCATTTAATAAACTCAAAGTTGATCAAAGCTTTGTACGCGATATTAGTTCAGATGCAAATGATGCAGCCATCGTGTTGGCAATTATCGGTTTGGGTAAAACCCTAGGCATGTCGGTATTGGCTGAGGGGGTAGAAACAGAGCTACAGCTTGAGTTTTTGCGCCGCGCTCAAACCGACTCGATTCAGGGGTATTTGTATAGCAAACCGCTAGCGGCCGAGCCTTTCCGGCAATTGATGATTGAACATCGGTGCTTAGCATTGCCAGAAATTGAGTTGTACCACTAA
- a CDS encoding LysE family translocator: MNINLWLLFLLTTFFISGTPGPNMLLMLSHGARYGWQATIATIGGAIAGLSILIGLSALGVGAILSSSVFLFNLLKICGALYLIYLGIQSWRAGELLQFNAPEAHHAPARFRVGLAVALSNPKAILFAGAFLPQFIDLHRPQHTQWLILLLSFFLIEIAWQLAYAWGGNRLASWLSGAGRIRFFNRSCALAFFVVGIGLALAPQ, from the coding sequence ATGAATATAAATCTTTGGCTATTGTTTTTACTGACCACATTTTTTATCTCTGGTACACCAGGCCCAAACATGCTGTTAATGCTCAGCCATGGAGCCCGCTATGGCTGGCAAGCCACGATTGCTACCATTGGCGGAGCCATTGCAGGGTTGTCCATTTTGATTGGACTATCGGCACTTGGTGTTGGCGCAATTTTAAGCTCGTCCGTGTTTTTATTTAATTTGCTCAAAATTTGTGGCGCACTTTATTTAATTTATTTGGGGATTCAAAGCTGGCGAGCTGGTGAATTACTGCAATTTAATGCGCCTGAAGCGCACCACGCCCCTGCCAGATTTCGCGTCGGCTTAGCCGTTGCCCTATCCAACCCAAAGGCAATTTTGTTCGCTGGGGCATTTTTGCCGCAATTTATCGATTTGCACCGCCCACAGCATACGCAATGGCTGATTCTACTGCTGTCATTTTTTCTGATCGAGATCGCTTGGCAATTGGCATATGCCTGGGGAGGAAATCGGCTGGCTAGCTGGTTATCTGGCGCAGGCCGAATACGATTTTTTAACCGCAGCTGCGCGCTGGCATTTTTTGTGGTGGGGATTGGCCTTGCCCTAGCACCACAGTAG